The following coding sequences lie in one Myxococcus xanthus genomic window:
- a CDS encoding imm11 family protein — protein MNTVCHSYFILSTVREPKNCVIHEEPTSIRDMSWRMSRGLPVDERFPSDVVLQVDGGTKGITLPDFVSNTVQLAIVSRKFKQTLDEHAAANIEYLPISIANHKGRVSGNDYYIANLLDHHDCIDMERSEVEQLGMEPEFLSGLFRLHITEDRVPHEAKLFRLKSMPSAILIRDDLRATVDVAGLTGVKYIGMGERCRIY, from the coding sequence ATGAACACCGTATGCCACTCCTACTTCATCCTTTCGACAGTTCGGGAGCCCAAGAACTGCGTCATCCATGAGGAACCAACCTCGATCCGCGACATGAGCTGGCGCATGAGCCGTGGATTGCCCGTGGACGAGCGGTTTCCCTCAGACGTGGTTCTTCAGGTGGATGGCGGGACCAAGGGAATCACGCTCCCTGATTTCGTTTCAAACACCGTCCAACTGGCAATTGTATCCCGAAAATTCAAACAGACTCTAGACGAGCACGCAGCGGCTAACATCGAGTACCTTCCCATCTCGATCGCAAATCACAAGGGGCGAGTCTCGGGAAATGACTACTATATCGCGAACCTACTCGATCACCATGACTGTATTGACATGGAGCGCAGCGAAGTAGAGCAACTTGGCATGGAGCCAGAGTTCCTTTCTGGCCTGTTCCGTCTCCACATCACCGAAGACCGGGTTCCTCACGAGGCAAAGCTCTTCCGCCTTAAGTCCATGCCCTCCGCAATCCTCATCCGCGACGACCTACGCGCGACCGTCGACGTCGCTGGCCTCACCGGAGTGAAGTACATTGGCATGGGCGAGCGCTGCCGCATCTACTGA
- a CDS encoding imm11 family protein has protein sequence MNSYFLLTEANEPKHCIINEVPDALKPKKWRISAGLPMEHRFPSDVVLKMDGSHKGVQIPDLVNNTERISIVSEKLKALLEQQAGARIEFLPVTIANHKGRVAAKDYFIANLLDHVDCVDKERSEVEELNPDPTLLSGLFRLQVFPERIPSNAKLFRLKTMPPAIIVREDLRAAIDAGHITGVNYIAMGEECAIY, from the coding sequence ATGAACTCATACTTCCTCCTCACCGAAGCGAACGAACCGAAGCACTGCATCATCAATGAGGTCCCAGACGCATTGAAGCCGAAGAAATGGCGGATCAGCGCAGGGCTCCCCATGGAACATCGGTTTCCATCCGATGTCGTACTCAAGATGGATGGAAGTCACAAGGGTGTGCAGATACCAGACTTGGTGAACAACACCGAGCGAATTTCCATTGTGTCAGAAAAGCTCAAGGCCCTGCTAGAACAGCAGGCGGGCGCCCGGATCGAATTCCTGCCAGTCACAATTGCGAATCACAAGGGCCGAGTAGCCGCAAAAGACTATTTCATTGCCAATCTACTCGACCATGTCGACTGTGTGGACAAGGAGCGCAGCGAGGTGGAGGAACTGAACCCAGATCCTACCTTACTCTCGGGGTTGTTCCGGCTTCAGGTCTTTCCAGAGCGCATTCCTTCAAATGCCAAGCTGTTCAGACTCAAGACCATGCCCCCTGCAATCATCGTCCGCGAGGATCTACGAGCCGCGATAGATGCAGGACACATCACCGGCGTGAACTACATCGCAATGGGCGAAGAATGCGCTATCTATTGA
- a CDS encoding AHH domain-containing protein — protein sequence MSTEEHFEALSNDKSHVAGESNGCVTRCVYETQGGKRKCKFAGHDYKENGFNFQKSSDEVNWYNLPIHEDGSEARKRFDSIFVTSFKQAWRDPSKRADAWHMGSGPYGHINFIASGRWPWSNNAHHIIPVDDVLSKVLNFDQLKLLQQAKYNVNKGVNIIYLPNSTRHAQLFQLLKHPKYHSTYSKDVRTRVNAIRDQLTQATDEDEAGHPKLNEKTVPLLGAQLDAFSLRMRKKIREAGVKSPGAHLNELASLVTIR from the coding sequence ATGAGCACTGAAGAGCATTTCGAAGCACTCTCCAACGACAAATCCCATGTGGCCGGCGAGAGCAATGGCTGTGTCACTCGGTGCGTCTACGAGACTCAGGGCGGCAAGAGAAAATGCAAGTTCGCAGGCCATGACTACAAGGAGAATGGATTCAACTTCCAGAAGAGCTCAGATGAGGTGAATTGGTACAACCTGCCCATCCATGAGGATGGCAGCGAAGCCCGCAAACGCTTTGATAGCATCTTCGTCACGAGCTTCAAGCAGGCTTGGCGTGACCCGAGCAAACGAGCGGACGCGTGGCATATGGGCTCGGGCCCCTATGGGCACATCAACTTCATTGCCAGTGGACGCTGGCCTTGGAGCAATAACGCCCACCACATCATTCCGGTCGACGACGTCCTGAGCAAAGTTCTCAACTTCGACCAACTCAAACTACTTCAACAAGCGAAATACAACGTCAACAAGGGCGTAAACATCATCTATCTACCCAACAGCACACGTCACGCCCAGCTTTTCCAGTTGCTCAAGCACCCCAAATACCACAGCACGTATAGCAAGGATGTCCGAACGCGCGTGAATGCCATCAGGGACCAACTCACTCAGGCCACCGATGAGGACGAGGCTGGACATCCGAAACTCAATGAGAAAACGGTTCCCCTGCTTGGCGCACAACTCGATGCCTTCTCCTTGAGAATGCGCAAGAAGATCCGCGAGGCAGGCGTCAAAAGCCCTGGAGCCCACCTCAACGAACTGGCAAGTCTCGTGACCATCCGGTAG
- a CDS encoding DUF4150 domain-containing protein — MAVNTGVNKMSVVTKDSGGVTVAFPDVCKTPSPAGPVPIPYPNVAQSSDTDKGTKKVSVAGNPVCVKDSNFKTSTGDEAGTAGGGVASSKTKGKAEFVNFSFDVKFEGKNVARAFDLMLHNDKNTPPFPVMQGPVIAMGKSDEAPKCAVCDKDL, encoded by the coding sequence ATGGCGGTCAATACCGGTGTGAACAAGATGTCCGTGGTGACGAAGGACAGCGGCGGCGTCACCGTTGCCTTCCCGGACGTGTGCAAGACGCCCAGCCCGGCCGGGCCCGTGCCCATCCCCTACCCCAACGTGGCCCAGTCCTCCGACACCGACAAGGGCACGAAGAAGGTCTCCGTCGCTGGCAACCCGGTGTGCGTGAAGGACTCCAACTTCAAGACGAGCACCGGCGACGAAGCCGGCACCGCGGGCGGTGGCGTGGCCTCCAGCAAGACCAAGGGCAAGGCGGAGTTCGTCAACTTCTCCTTCGACGTGAAGTTCGAAGGGAAGAACGTGGCGCGCGCCTTCGACCTGATGCTCCACAACGACAAGAACACGCCGCCGTTCCCCGTCATGCAGGGGCCCGTCATTGCCATGGGGAAGAGCGATGAAGCACCCAAGTGCGCGGTGTGCGACAAAGACCTATAG